The Spirosoma radiotolerans genome has a window encoding:
- a CDS encoding uracil-DNA glycosylase family protein produces MTTFASKAIAYYNALAAPANLPPDIGVLNPYPQPAVQAIVNEFYTNFFSDTAPRVFVLGINPGRFGAGVTGISFTTPQNLRRYCGIANDLRDTPELSSRFIYQVVEAFGGAKAFYSQFFLTSLFPLALTKNGPARNGKSGGPKNYNFYDDRVTTEALWPAITETVRTQIDFGCNRSVAVCLGRKNETYLRRLNEQQGFFDRILTLDHPRYILQYKSKDIAMYLDRYMATLHECVESA; encoded by the coding sequence ATGACTACCTTCGCCAGTAAAGCTATTGCTTACTACAATGCCCTGGCAGCGCCTGCCAACCTCCCACCCGATATTGGTGTTTTGAATCCTTATCCACAACCGGCGGTTCAGGCCATTGTCAACGAGTTTTACACCAATTTCTTTAGCGACACAGCCCCACGCGTTTTTGTGCTGGGTATCAATCCAGGCCGGTTTGGGGCGGGCGTAACGGGAATTTCGTTTACAACACCCCAGAACCTGCGTCGATACTGCGGCATTGCCAATGACCTGCGCGATACGCCCGAACTGTCGAGTCGGTTTATCTACCAGGTTGTCGAAGCGTTTGGCGGGGCGAAGGCCTTTTATAGCCAGTTTTTTCTGACATCGCTGTTTCCACTGGCCCTCACCAAAAATGGTCCGGCCCGCAATGGCAAATCAGGCGGCCCTAAAAACTATAATTTCTACGACGACCGCGTAACCACCGAAGCACTGTGGCCCGCCATCACCGAAACAGTTCGTACACAGATTGACTTTGGTTGCAATAGAAGCGTAGCGGTGTGTCTGGGCCGTAAAAACGAAACATATTTGCGTCGGCTCAATGAGCAGCAGGGTTTCTTCGATCGCATTCTCACCCTCGACCATCCACGTTATATTTTGCAGTACAAGTCAAAAGACATAGCCATGTATCTTGACCGCTACATGGCTACATTACATGAGTGTGTGGAAAGCGCATAA